A window of Actinobacillus suis ATCC 33415 contains these coding sequences:
- a CDS encoding type II secretion system F family protein encodes MNPILFFLGIIFSGVFILIVAFSHKKKIDRNKEILEGIRPKDNVEDNSQKGKNKQQIELELLLVNKNPLLKFLGLVDKNIKVKMLVIALLTLINYLISEDQTTFLLGCAVVVVLAIMLPSITIGIILKSKIKRIMNDIPGFIDLVAVNVQTGISIEAAFKQVAIDFEHLNADLTYVILRIMRKAELTSLSAALQDMAISLPTKEIRMFCTVMQQSLNFGSSLYEHLTQLSADIREMQLLVMEEKLGTLSAKMSIPLILFIMFPIIILIVAPGAMRVLPHVF; translated from the coding sequence ATGAATCCTATTTTATTCTTCCTTGGCATTATTTTTTCTGGCGTATTTATTTTAATTGTGGCGTTTTCTCATAAAAAGAAAATCGATCGTAACAAAGAAATCTTAGAAGGCATTCGTCCGAAAGACAATGTTGAAGATAACAGCCAGAAAGGAAAAAACAAACAACAAATTGAACTGGAATTATTACTCGTTAATAAAAATCCATTGCTTAAGTTTCTTGGTTTAGTTGATAAGAATATTAAAGTGAAAATGTTGGTTATCGCCCTGCTTACTTTGATTAACTACCTTATCAGTGAAGACCAAACCACCTTTTTACTAGGTTGTGCCGTAGTGGTGGTATTAGCAATTATGCTACCAAGTATCACAATCGGCATAATTCTGAAAAGTAAGATTAAGCGCATTATGAACGATATCCCCGGTTTTATCGATCTAGTTGCGGTTAATGTTCAGACCGGTATTAGTATCGAAGCGGCATTTAAACAAGTGGCAATCGACTTCGAACATTTAAATGCAGACTTAACCTACGTGATTCTACGCATCATGCGTAAAGCTGAACTCACTAGCTTAAGTGCCGCATTACAAGATATGGCAATTTCGTTACCAACCAAAGAAATTCGAATGTTTTGTACGGTAATGCAGCAGAGCCTAAATTTCGGTTCTTCACTTTATGAACATTTAACACAACTGTCTGCCGATATTCGTGAAATGCAATTACTTGTAATGGAAGAAAAGCTCGGAACACTTTCTGCCAAGATGAGTATTCCGCTCATTCTATTCATTATGTTCCCTATTATTATTTTAATTGTTGCACCTGGTGCTATGAGGGTTTTACCACATGTCTTCTAA
- a CDS encoding tetratricopeptide repeat protein — MSSKLFKTIFVSTVLLSLSACSSLTTSTSATQSVDQQERLYQDTKNYSALISLYREQLKLNQDPQLQYKLAKSYYLAGDSKSSLLYLEPLRFTQLSFNDDVELLYIRNQIQVGDYNEAYLTASDLIALSPKNSEAYNLRGISSAQLGKLADAEKDLNKSRELFIHDTIAINNLAMLSILNNDYKNAVNLLLPQYLNGSTDSRLIHNLVFALVKAGDTEYALDIIRKEKLNTSPEDLVNALKKTEKLPMVGRK, encoded by the coding sequence ATGTCTTCTAAATTATTTAAAACAATTTTTGTTTCAACCGTATTATTGTCTTTATCTGCTTGTTCAAGTCTTACAACTTCAACTTCTGCGACACAGAGTGTAGATCAACAAGAAAGACTTTACCAAGATACTAAAAACTATAGTGCATTAATTTCGTTATACCGTGAACAACTTAAATTAAATCAAGATCCACAACTGCAATACAAACTGGCGAAAAGCTACTACTTAGCCGGCGATAGTAAGTCTTCACTACTTTACTTAGAACCACTGCGCTTTACTCAACTCTCATTTAATGACGATGTAGAATTATTGTATATCCGCAATCAAATTCAAGTAGGTGATTACAATGAAGCTTATTTAACGGCAAGTGATCTGATTGCTTTATCACCCAAAAATAGCGAGGCATACAACTTGCGAGGCATTAGTTCTGCACAATTAGGCAAATTAGCTGATGCTGAAAAAGATCTGAATAAATCTCGAGAGTTATTTATTCACGACACGATTGCTATCAACAATTTAGCGATGCTAAGCATTTTAAATAATGACTATAAAAATGCAGTAAACCTATTACTACCACAATATTTAAACGGCTCAACCGATTCTCGTTTAATTCATAACCTTGTCTTTGCGTTAGTTAAGGCGGGGGATACTGAATATGCGTTAGATATTATTCGTAAAGAAAAACTAAATACTTCACCGGAAGATTTAGTCAATGCATTAAAGAAAACTGAAAAATTACCGATGGTAGGTCGCAAATGA
- a CDS encoding TadE/TadG family type IV pilus assembly protein encodes MKNTLYRFLHNVKGVATIEFSLTIGLFILVLFMIAEGCRIALLSSYLDLSVSEASRTTRKQEIGSNYKELFEQSLKRKDSIWTFLNQDSITEVNVQYANSLDDLIAQKFQSAASGVAFAQYSFQYRYKPLFFWVPSAAVEPLFNRSIVVLQEYEKDKAISH; translated from the coding sequence ATGAAAAATACGCTTTACCGTTTTCTCCATAATGTAAAAGGCGTAGCAACTATTGAGTTCAGTCTCACGATTGGACTCTTTATTCTCGTCCTTTTTATGATCGCAGAAGGGTGTCGGATCGCCCTTCTCTCGTCTTATTTAGATTTATCGGTTTCTGAGGCATCTCGCACCACCAGAAAACAAGAAATTGGCAGTAATTATAAAGAACTATTCGAACAAAGTCTGAAACGTAAAGACAGCATTTGGACATTTCTAAATCAAGATTCTATTACGGAAGTTAATGTGCAATATGCCAACAGCTTGGATGATTTAATCGCTCAAAAATTCCAATCTGCTGCCAGCGGTGTAGCTTTTGCACAATACTCATTCCAATATAGATACAAACCGTTGTTCTTCTGGGTGCCAAGCGCTGCAGTCGAACCGTTATTTAATCGCTCTATCGTGGTACTACAAGAATATGAAAAAGATAAAGCAATTTCTCACTAA
- the tadF gene encoding tight adherence pilus pseudopilin TadF — protein sequence MKKIKQFLTNPRGSVTVEFIFIFFLFSVLLIFLIDVTILQSTTGKLQRTSYSLLNITKERTAVYKGNETITQEEADKLKQLAISLMGEEKDSNNIAVTIEYYKFDSVKPQQAVSDILATRPNKKETVTKFSSGNNVCEASGTQDVTNAAPLTQNFRGSLRYASIYRITVCRKMTNLFKGLTPAKEDQVSGWIRATAMGVSR from the coding sequence ATGAAAAAGATAAAGCAATTTCTCACTAATCCTCGAGGCTCAGTTACTGTTGAGTTTATATTTATTTTCTTCCTGTTTTCCGTACTACTGATTTTCTTAATTGATGTCACCATTTTGCAATCAACCACTGGGAAACTACAACGTACTTCTTATTCATTACTGAATATCACCAAAGAACGTACTGCCGTATATAAAGGCAATGAAACTATCACTCAAGAGGAAGCAGATAAACTTAAACAACTTGCGATTTCATTAATGGGAGAAGAAAAGGACTCCAACAATATTGCAGTAACAATTGAGTACTATAAATTTGATAGTGTTAAGCCTCAACAAGCCGTTTCCGATATTTTAGCAACCAGACCGAACAAAAAAGAGACTGTGACAAAATTCTCTTCCGGTAATAACGTATGTGAAGCAAGTGGAACCCAAGATGTTACAAATGCCGCACCACTTACTCAAAACTTCCGAGGTTCGCTACGCTATGCATCAATTTATCGTATAACGGTTTGCCGCAAAATGACGAACTTATTTAAAGGTCTTACGCCTGCAAAAGAAGACCAAGTATCTGGTTGGATAAGAGCTACCGCTATGGGTGTAAGCCGCTAA
- a CDS encoding TadE/TadG family type IV pilus assembly protein, which yields MKITSFNQIKRFIQDESGVYAVIGGLLALPIVALMFVSLESAGIIQDKARLSDSLEQAVLSLSAENNSGRKSNDYKLSNTDAENGHFNPNSKIGERDLEISKSFVTTYLPQTDPNKIKLQPVCTTTDKKNRQGHTASTETICTVAGTIEHKSWFPLKVGSTEVIPTEVNIASNSKAIKKNTISIPIDLMVAADLSGSMRYDLENRYEPKDGTSKIDILKAVLTELSSNSLFSQESNDNNRIAVSPFALGAEYSTTECTLPFALKNNNRTINYTKSLGIPTTENVQDIIKNYLTKSGSSNSQLSRAIFTQSLVTQIDVTNTLSSIGSLDKVGLKFPKNAYCLGDKNRNQHQWFTREEQDKFSTFVNSLEAIGSTFAGSGLLAAADKMLKETSRTQKLGEETKRVLLVLSDGNDELRADDTGVPFTNYSRLTEDLILGYQEEIFTSPSEQKSFHDITYYGRRIYSGKSDIILGNRRTPLSKDLQMCNIIRDKLNKLNDDKNTSIVFVEFGYKSKSADAWKHCVGDGNYYSAKDKESLLNSFKQAIGHTDDVGHSIN from the coding sequence ATGAAAATAACATCATTTAATCAGATTAAACGCTTTATTCAGGATGAATCCGGCGTCTATGCGGTAATCGGCGGATTATTAGCTTTGCCGATTGTCGCGCTTATGTTTGTCTCGCTTGAAAGCGCCGGCATTATCCAAGATAAAGCTCGTTTATCCGACAGCCTCGAACAAGCCGTGTTATCGCTTAGTGCGGAAAACAATAGTGGCAGAAAGTCTAATGACTATAAATTATCTAATACTGATGCCGAAAATGGTCACTTTAACCCTAACTCAAAAATTGGTGAACGTGACCTTGAAATTTCGAAAAGTTTTGTGACAACTTATCTGCCGCAAACAGATCCAAACAAAATTAAACTTCAGCCTGTTTGTACAACAACTGATAAAAAAAATAGACAAGGACATACCGCATCAACTGAAACCATTTGTACCGTAGCTGGCACAATTGAACATAAGTCATGGTTCCCACTTAAAGTCGGTAGCACGGAAGTTATCCCAACAGAAGTTAATATTGCAAGTAACTCAAAAGCCATTAAGAAAAATACTATTAGTATCCCAATTGATTTAATGGTGGCGGCGGATTTATCGGGGTCGATGCGTTATGATTTAGAAAATAGATATGAACCAAAAGATGGAACAAGCAAAATTGATATTTTAAAAGCTGTATTAACCGAATTATCTTCTAACTCTTTGTTTAGCCAAGAGTCAAATGATAATAATCGTATTGCTGTATCGCCATTTGCATTAGGTGCAGAATATTCAACTACGGAATGTACACTTCCCTTTGCTTTGAAAAATAATAACAGAACTATTAATTACACAAAGAGTTTGGGCATACCAACAACAGAAAATGTACAAGATATTATCAAGAATTATCTAACCAAATCTGGTTCTTCAAATTCACAATTGTCTAGAGCTATCTTTACACAAAGCCTAGTAACACAGATTGATGTCACTAATACACTTTCTTCAATAGGTTCTCTAGACAAAGTTGGCTTAAAATTTCCTAAAAATGCCTATTGTTTAGGAGATAAGAATAGAAATCAACACCAGTGGTTTACACGAGAAGAACAGGATAAATTTTCTACATTTGTTAATAGCTTAGAAGCCATTGGTAGTACATTTGCAGGATCAGGGTTATTAGCTGCCGCTGATAAAATGTTAAAAGAAACAAGCCGTACTCAAAAATTAGGCGAAGAAACCAAAAGAGTTCTATTAGTTCTTTCCGATGGTAATGATGAATTAAGAGCAGATGACACTGGAGTACCATTTACAAACTACAGTAGATTAACTGAAGACCTTATTTTAGGCTATCAAGAAGAAATTTTTACATCTCCATCTGAACAAAAATCTTTCCATGATATTACTTACTATGGAAGAAGAATTTATTCAGGGAAATCTGACATTATTTTAGGTAATAGAAGAACACCATTATCGAAAGACTTACAAATGTGTAATATTATTCGTGATAAACTAAACAAACTGAATGACGACAAGAATACATCGATTGTTTTTGTAGAATTCGGCTATAAATCAAAATCTGCTGATGCTTGGAAACACTGCGTAGGTGATGGAAACTACTACTCTGCTAAAGATAAAGAATCACTACTTAATTCATTTAAGCAAGCGATTGGTCATACTGATGATGTAGGTCATAGTATTAACTAA
- the recO gene encoding DNA repair protein RecO encodes MIENWHRGFVLHRREYSETSLLVDFFTEDHGRISLLAKGARRPCSPLKAVLQPFTPLLLRWSGKGELKTLTKAEPASLTLPMQTLALYSGFYVNEVLARVLENQTAYPALFQHYLQCVTHLATQPDNLEAILRTFEFHTLKALGYGVNFGVCAATGDPISPSMTYQFKENQGFIASLLQNNASFLGKDLLAFEQLDFSDKATLQAAKRFTRIALKPYLGSQPLKSRELFQSILPNKLKSA; translated from the coding sequence ATGATAGAAAATTGGCATCGAGGATTTGTTTTACACCGCCGTGAATATAGTGAAACAAGTTTGTTGGTAGATTTTTTTACCGAAGATCACGGACGTATTAGCTTACTTGCCAAAGGCGCAAGACGTCCTTGTTCGCCATTAAAAGCCGTGTTACAACCATTTACGCCGTTGCTATTACGTTGGAGCGGAAAAGGGGAGTTAAAAACTTTAACCAAAGCCGAACCGGCTTCGTTAACTTTACCAATGCAAACTTTGGCGTTATACAGCGGCTTTTATGTAAATGAAGTTCTTGCAAGAGTTTTGGAAAATCAGACCGCTTATCCGGCGCTTTTTCAGCACTATTTACAGTGTGTAACACACTTAGCAACTCAGCCTGATAATCTCGAAGCGATTTTAAGAACTTTTGAATTTCACACGTTAAAAGCATTAGGTTACGGTGTGAATTTCGGCGTATGTGCTGCAACCGGAGATCCGATTTCACCGTCAATGACGTATCAATTTAAAGAAAATCAAGGCTTTATTGCTTCGCTGTTGCAGAATAACGCTAGCTTTTTGGGCAAAGATTTATTGGCTTTTGAGCAGCTGGATTTTTCTGATAAAGCAACTTTACAAGCGGCAAAACGCTTTACTCGTATTGCGCTCAAACCTTACTTAGGTTCACAACCGCTTAAGAGCCGAGAACTGTTCCAAAGTATTCTGCCGAACAAGCTAAAAAGCGCTTAA
- the era gene encoding GTPase Era: MTEQNQQPKTYCGFIAIVGRPNVGKSTLLNKILGQKISITSRKAQTTRHRIVGIHTEEQYQAIYVDTPGLHIEEKRAINRLMNRAASSAIGDVDLIIFVVEGTKWTDDDEMVLNKLRAAKAPVVLAINKVDNIKEKDELLPHITELSQKFDFAEILPISAQRGKNVHILQKIVRKSLREGVHHFPEEYVTDRSQRFMASEIIREKLMRFTGEELPYSVTVEIEQFKLNERGTYEINGLILVERDGQKKMVIGAKGQKIKTIGTEARADMERLFDNKVHLELWVKVKAGWADDERALRSLGYMDE, from the coding sequence ATGACAGAACAAAATCAACAACCTAAAACCTATTGTGGCTTTATTGCCATTGTTGGTCGCCCAAACGTTGGTAAATCAACATTATTAAATAAAATTTTAGGTCAAAAAATTTCGATTACCTCTCGCAAAGCGCAGACAACACGTCACCGTATTGTCGGTATTCATACCGAAGAACAATATCAAGCGATTTACGTCGATACGCCGGGACTTCATATTGAAGAAAAACGTGCGATCAACCGTTTAATGAACCGTGCGGCAAGCTCGGCAATCGGTGATGTTGATTTAATTATTTTCGTGGTTGAAGGCACAAAATGGACCGACGATGACGAAATGGTGTTAAATAAATTACGTGCGGCAAAAGCACCGGTAGTATTAGCGATTAATAAAGTTGACAATATCAAAGAAAAAGATGAGTTATTACCGCATATTACCGAGCTTTCACAAAAATTCGATTTCGCAGAAATTTTACCGATCTCTGCACAGCGTGGTAAAAACGTCCATATTCTGCAAAAAATTGTGCGTAAATCATTACGTGAAGGGGTTCACCATTTCCCTGAAGAATATGTTACCGACCGTAGCCAACGCTTTATGGCATCGGAAATTATTCGTGAAAAATTAATGCGTTTTACCGGTGAAGAATTACCTTATTCAGTTACGGTTGAAATCGAACAATTTAAACTGAATGAGCGTGGTACTTATGAAATCAACGGCCTGATTTTAGTAGAACGTGATGGTCAGAAAAAAATGGTGATCGGCGCAAAAGGTCAAAAAATCAAAACCATCGGTACTGAAGCGCGCGCAGATATGGAACGCTTATTTGATAACAAAGTTCACTTAGAATTATGGGTGAAAGTGAAAGCCGGCTGGGCGGATGACGAACGTGCATTACGTAGTTTAGGCTATATGGACGAGTAG
- the rnc gene encoding ribonuclease III: MHIERLQKKLGYKFISLDYLLQALTHRSAGAKNNERLEFLGDSILNFAIGKALFEKFPKANEGELSRMRATLVREQTLAILARQFDLGEYMKLGAGELKSGGYRRESILSDCVEAIIAAIYLDSGMDNAIERVSVWYQDLLAEMKPGDAQKDPKTRLQEFLQGRKLQLPTYEVIDIKGEAHNQTFKVTCKIETFDETFIGVGTSRRKAEQNAAEQVLVKLNK, encoded by the coding sequence ATGCATATCGAGCGATTACAAAAAAAATTAGGCTATAAATTTATTAGCCTAGATTACCTTTTACAAGCATTAACCCACCGTAGTGCCGGAGCCAAAAATAATGAACGCCTAGAATTTCTTGGTGATTCGATTTTGAATTTTGCTATCGGTAAAGCGCTATTTGAGAAATTCCCTAAGGCAAATGAAGGTGAATTAAGCCGTATGCGAGCAACACTCGTGCGTGAACAAACGCTAGCGATTTTAGCTCGTCAATTTGATTTAGGCGAATATATGAAATTAGGTGCAGGCGAATTGAAAAGTGGTGGTTACCGCCGTGAGTCGATTCTTTCTGACTGTGTGGAAGCGATTATTGCTGCGATTTATCTGGATTCCGGTATGGATAATGCGATTGAGCGTGTATCCGTATGGTATCAAGACTTATTAGCCGAAATGAAACCGGGTGATGCGCAGAAAGATCCGAAAACACGCTTACAAGAGTTTTTACAAGGTCGTAAATTACAGTTACCAACCTATGAAGTGATTGATATTAAAGGTGAAGCACATAATCAAACCTTTAAAGTCACTTGTAAAATTGAAACATTCGATGAAACCTTTATCGGTGTTGGTACCAGCCGCCGTAAAGCGGAGCAAAATGCCGCCGAGCAAGTGCTGGTAAAATTAAATAAATAA
- the lepB gene encoding signal peptidase I, protein MAQIMPIIFIAILYGVWKWLDSMQLPNTISILLVSLVVICGGFWAFYKFSADPRRKLAIAREEKHLNRPLTEEEKAEIQPRSATGEFFASLFGVLFLVTLLRSFIFEPFQIPSGSMEPTLRVGDFLVVNKFSYGIKDPIWQNTLIETGKPQRGDVIVFKAPKQPHIDYIKRVVGVGGDRVKYDVRTQQLTVTHADGQQVVFDYSVGVPNPEFFYHGEMQVERTEKGDVTHQILNNPQPFNYEPYFFTQEGMPAGEWIVPAGHYFVMGDNRDNSEDSRFWGFVPEKNVVGKATYIWLSLDKKPNEFPSGIRFGRMFSSIQ, encoded by the coding sequence ATGGCACAAATTATGCCGATTATTTTTATCGCAATTTTATACGGTGTTTGGAAATGGCTTGATTCAATGCAATTACCAAACACAATCTCCATTTTATTGGTTTCATTAGTTGTGATTTGTGGCGGATTTTGGGCGTTTTACAAGTTTAGTGCGGATCCTCGCCGTAAATTGGCAATTGCTCGTGAAGAAAAGCATTTAAATCGTCCGTTAACGGAAGAAGAGAAAGCTGAGATTCAACCACGTTCGGCAACCGGTGAATTTTTTGCCTCATTATTTGGCGTGCTTTTTTTAGTGACGCTATTACGTTCGTTTATTTTTGAACCGTTTCAAATTCCAAGCGGTTCAATGGAACCGACCCTGCGTGTAGGCGATTTTTTGGTCGTAAACAAGTTTAGTTATGGCATTAAAGATCCGATTTGGCAGAATACGTTAATCGAAACCGGTAAACCGCAACGTGGTGATGTGATTGTGTTTAAAGCACCGAAACAGCCTCATATCGACTATATCAAACGTGTCGTTGGTGTAGGTGGTGACCGAGTTAAATATGATGTACGTACTCAGCAATTAACGGTGACCCACGCAGATGGCCAACAAGTTGTATTTGACTATAGCGTAGGCGTACCAAACCCAGAGTTTTTCTATCATGGTGAAATGCAAGTGGAGCGTACTGAGAAAGGTGATGTGACTCACCAAATCTTAAATAATCCACAGCCGTTTAATTATGAACCGTATTTCTTCACACAAGAGGGAATGCCAGCCGGAGAATGGATTGTGCCGGCAGGTCATTACTTCGTGATGGGTGATAACCGAGACAACAGTGAAGACAGCCGTTTTTGGGGCTTTGTACCGGAAAAAAATGTAGTAGGTAAGGCAACTTATATTTGGTTAAGCCTTGATAAGAAGCCAAATGAATTCCCAAGCGGTATTCGTTTTGGTCGAATGTTCAGTTCAATCCAATAA
- the lepA gene encoding translation elongation factor 4 codes for MKNIRNFSIIAHIDHGKSTLSDRLIQTCGGLSDREMEAQVLDSMDLERERGITIKAQSVTLNYKAQDGETYQLNFIDTPGHVDFSYEVSRSLAACEGALLVVDAGQGVEAQTLANCYTAIEMDLEVVPILNKIDLPAADPERVAEEIEDIVGIDAMDAVRCSAKTGLGIEDVLEDIVKKIPAPEGDPEAPLQALIIDSWFDNYLGVVSLVRVKNGSIKKGDKIKVMSTGQSYNVDRLGIFTPKQVDTTELKTGEVGWVVCAIKDILGAPVGDTLTHHHNSATEVLPGFKKVKPQVYAGLFPISSDDYEAFRDALGKLSLNDASLFYEPENSTALGFGFRCGFLGLLHMEIIQERLEREYDLDLITTAPTVVYEVVQTNGETIYVDSPAKLPPISNIAEIREPIAECNMLVPQEYLGNVITLCVEKRGVQTNMVYHGNQIALTYEIPMGEVVLDFFDRLKSTSRGYASLDYGFKRFQAADMVRVDIMINGERVDALALIVHKDNAQYRGRELVEKMKDLIPRQQFDIAIQAAIGNHIIARSTVKQLRKNVLAKCYGGDVSRKKKLLQKQKEGKKRMKSLGNVEVPQEAFLAILHVGKD; via the coding sequence ATGAAAAACATTCGTAACTTTTCAATTATTGCTCACATTGACCACGGTAAATCGACTTTATCCGACCGTTTAATCCAAACTTGCGGCGGCTTATCGGATCGTGAAATGGAAGCACAAGTTTTAGACTCGATGGATTTAGAGCGTGAACGCGGTATCACAATTAAAGCACAAAGCGTAACGCTCAATTATAAAGCGCAAGATGGCGAAACTTATCAATTAAACTTTATCGATACACCGGGACACGTGGACTTCTCTTATGAAGTTTCTCGTTCGCTTGCTGCGTGTGAAGGCGCATTATTAGTGGTGGATGCTGGTCAAGGGGTAGAAGCGCAAACATTGGCAAACTGCTATACTGCGATTGAAATGGATTTAGAAGTTGTGCCGATTTTAAATAAAATCGACTTACCGGCGGCAGATCCTGAGCGTGTTGCGGAAGAGATCGAAGACATCGTAGGGATTGATGCGATGGATGCGGTGCGTTGTTCTGCAAAAACCGGTTTAGGTATCGAAGATGTATTAGAAGACATCGTAAAAAAAATTCCGGCACCGGAAGGCGATCCTGAAGCACCGTTACAAGCTCTAATTATCGACTCATGGTTTGATAACTACTTAGGCGTTGTCTCTTTAGTACGTGTGAAAAACGGTTCAATCAAAAAAGGCGACAAAATTAAGGTAATGAGTACCGGTCAATCATATAACGTTGATCGTTTAGGTATTTTCACGCCGAAACAAGTTGATACGACAGAATTAAAAACCGGCGAAGTGGGCTGGGTAGTATGTGCGATTAAAGATATTTTAGGCGCACCGGTGGGTGATACCTTAACTCATCACCACAATTCGGCAACTGAAGTGTTACCAGGCTTTAAAAAAGTAAAACCGCAGGTATATGCGGGGTTATTCCCGATTAGCTCGGACGATTATGAAGCATTCCGTGACGCATTAGGTAAATTAAGTCTGAATGACGCATCGCTTTTCTATGAGCCGGAAAACTCAACTGCATTAGGTTTCGGTTTCCGTTGCGGCTTCTTAGGTTTATTACATATGGAGATCATTCAAGAGCGTTTAGAGCGTGAATATGATCTCGACTTAATTACTACCGCGCCAACGGTAGTTTACGAAGTGGTACAAACTAACGGCGAAACCATTTATGTCGATAGCCCGGCAAAATTACCGCCAATTAGCAATATTGCGGAAATTCGTGAGCCGATTGCGGAATGTAATATGCTTGTGCCGCAAGAGTATTTAGGTAACGTGATTACCCTTTGTGTGGAAAAACGTGGCGTACAAACCAATATGGTGTACCACGGCAACCAAATCGCATTAACCTACGAAATCCCGATGGGTGAAGTGGTGTTAGACTTCTTCGACCGCTTAAAATCGACTTCTCGCGGTTATGCCTCATTGGATTACGGTTTCAAACGTTTCCAAGCGGCGGATATGGTACGTGTTGATATTATGATCAACGGTGAACGTGTGGATGCGTTAGCATTGATCGTACATAAAGATAATGCGCAATACCGTGGTCGTGAGTTAGTGGAAAAAATGAAAGATTTAATTCCACGCCAACAGTTTGATATTGCAATTCAAGCGGCAATCGGTAACCACATTATTGCTCGTTCAACCGTAAAACAATTACGTAAAAACGTATTGGCGAAATGTTACGGTGGTGACGTGAGCCGTAAGAAGAAACTTCTACAAAAACAAAAAGAGGGTAAAAAACGTATGAAATCTCTCGGTAACGTAGAAGTGCCACAAGAAGCATTCTTAGCAATTCTTCATGTAGGTAAAGACTAA
- the thiE gene encoding thiamine phosphate synthase — translation MYDIRQMLQLYFIAGTQDCPNPTEDRAQNLLLILEQALQAGITCFQFRDKGNNSLEAQPQAQKALAIQCRDLCHRYKVPFIVDDNVALAIEIDADGVHVGQKDISPIMIRQMTNKPLIIGLSNNTLEDLWRSEQMIEVDYCGLGPVFPTNSKEKHNPPIGLDFVKKARDAGIRKPIVSIGGVKAEHVAILKQNGANGIAVISAISLASNVSQAVKALL, via the coding sequence ATGTACGATATACGACAAATGCTTCAACTTTACTTTATTGCCGGTACACAAGATTGTCCGAATCCGACCGAAGATCGCGCGCAAAATTTATTGTTGATTTTAGAACAGGCGTTGCAAGCGGGGATTACTTGCTTTCAGTTTCGTGATAAAGGTAATAATTCATTAGAAGCTCAGCCACAAGCCCAAAAAGCATTGGCGATTCAATGCCGTGATTTATGTCACCGATACAAGGTTCCGTTTATTGTGGATGATAACGTTGCGTTAGCGATCGAGATTGATGCGGACGGTGTTCATGTCGGGCAAAAAGATATATCTCCAATCATGATTCGCCAGATGACCAATAAACCGTTGATTATCGGTTTATCGAATAATACCTTGGAAGATCTTTGGCGTTCCGAACAAATGATTGAAGTGGATTATTGTGGGCTAGGGCCCGTCTTCCCGACTAATTCTAAAGAAAAACATAATCCACCGATCGGTTTGGATTTTGTTAAGAAAGCCCGTGATGCAGGAATTCGTAAACCGATTGTTTCTATCGGTGGCGTTAAAGCTGAACACGTTGCAATACTTAAGCAAAATGGTGCAAATGGGATTGCAGTGATTAGTGCAATTAGCTTAGCGTCTAATGTTTCGCAAGCGGTTAAAGCGTTACTTTAA